The following are encoded in a window of Peromyscus maniculatus bairdii isolate BWxNUB_F1_BW_parent chromosome X, HU_Pman_BW_mat_3.1, whole genome shotgun sequence genomic DNA:
- the Rpl39 gene encoding large ribosomal subunit protein eL39, with translation MSSHKTFRIKRFLAKKQKQNRPIPQWIRMKTGNKIRYNSKRRHWRRTKLGL, from the exons ATG TCTTCTCACAAGACTTTCAGAATCAAGCGATTCCTggccaagaaacaaaagcaaaatcgtCCTATTCCTCAGTGGATTCGGATGAAAACTGGTAACAAAATAAG GTACAACTCCAAGAGAAGACACTGGAGGAGAACAAAGCTGGGTCTGTAA